The following are from one region of the Stigmatella ashevillena genome:
- the sitI6 gene encoding SitI6 family double-CXXCG motif immunity protein, protein MVRFYVLRKAPDAVSTGDMRVASKWMLPGVKCPKCGTTWAEAGVSYPCVDLSNHPQEAEFTKPRAEPIEAFERLRESVRPLLPTEALLPPGTSLGPSVGTAQGEFGAFFFEQPWILFVRQEVMLSLTATGVRGLQGCRPELTFRRKTGLPELVELQLEPLGLLHEDCLPSRPSPCSRCGRDGYSLPATLLLDAASLPRHTDLFRLASFSTVLVGTERFKEAVQDLKIEGMTFHEVFLKEH, encoded by the coding sequence ATGGTGCGCTTCTACGTATTGAGAAAGGCTCCAGACGCAGTCTCCACGGGAGACATGCGCGTAGCGTCGAAATGGATGCTTCCCGGTGTAAAGTGTCCCAAGTGCGGCACGACCTGGGCCGAGGCTGGAGTCTCTTATCCCTGCGTGGATCTCTCGAATCATCCGCAGGAAGCCGAGTTTACCAAGCCCCGCGCCGAACCCATCGAGGCGTTCGAGCGGTTGCGCGAGAGTGTGCGCCCGTTGCTTCCTACAGAGGCATTGCTTCCTCCCGGGACGAGCCTGGGCCCGTCAGTAGGCACAGCCCAAGGTGAATTTGGCGCATTCTTCTTTGAGCAGCCCTGGATCTTGTTCGTACGCCAGGAGGTCATGTTGTCCCTGACGGCAACTGGGGTGCGAGGTCTGCAGGGATGTAGACCCGAGCTGACATTCCGCCGGAAGACGGGGCTGCCCGAACTGGTTGAACTCCAACTTGAACCGTTGGGACTGTTGCATGAGGACTGCCTGCCTTCACGTCCATCTCCGTGCTCGCGCTGTGGACGCGATGGCTACTCTCTTCCGGCAACACTTCTGCTCGACGCAGCCTCTCTCCCCCGTCATACGGACCTGTTTCGTCTGGCCAGTTTCTCCACGGTCTTGGTGGGAACCGAGCGGTTCAAGGAGGCCGTCCAGGATTTAAAAATCGAGGGCATGACCTTCCACGAGGTGTTTCTGAAAGAGCACTGA
- a CDS encoding WbuC family cupin fold metalloprotein, with amino-acid sequence MSASSRRALDAPDGELVVLSRSLVDDVTEASRANPRRRIILPFHKGEAELLHRMLNVIQPDSYVRPHRHLDPPKAEAWVVLRGTVAFFTFEEDGRVRDCLSLDAVGEHFGVDLAPGIFHGLIALAPDRVLMLRPTTSPSPLGYLRRGLQRPQSTCFSCAPNSGGATRSARYTASPWLRATSFAQ; translated from the coding sequence ATGAGCGCTTCCTCCCGCCGAGCCCTGGATGCCCCCGATGGCGAACTGGTCGTCCTCTCACGGTCGCTGGTGGATGACGTGACGGAGGCTTCGCGGGCAAACCCTCGTCGGCGCATCATTCTGCCCTTCCACAAGGGTGAGGCGGAGTTGCTGCACCGGATGCTCAACGTCATCCAACCGGACAGCTACGTGCGTCCACACCGCCATCTGGATCCTCCCAAGGCCGAAGCCTGGGTGGTGCTCCGGGGGACGGTGGCCTTCTTTACGTTCGAGGAGGACGGGCGTGTCCGGGACTGTCTGTCCTTGGATGCCGTGGGTGAGCACTTTGGGGTGGATCTTGCCCCCGGCATCTTCCATGGCCTCATTGCCTTGGCCCCGGACAGGGTCCTTATGCTCCGGCCAACGACAAGTCCTTCGCCCCTTGGGTACCTGCGGAGGGGACTCCAGAGGCCACAGAGTACATGCTTCAGCTGCGCGCCGAATTCCGGCGGCGCCACCCGTAGTGCCAGGTACACTGCCAGCCCATGGCTACGAGCCACCTCATTCGCGCAATAG
- a CDS encoding GlxA family transcriptional regulator, with translation MTTKRGQAGIGLLVYPGAQLSAVYGLTDMFRTANRLAAEQGLPGVSALRVSHWQLSGDGRAVERVFDTHGTAGDLLAVLIVPPSLDDEPLGGRAATLARWMAARHAGGTTLCSICAGAFLLAETGLLDGRPATTHWTLAEKLAEQFPAIRLDADKLLIEDGDIITAGGVMAWVDLGLRLVDRLLSPGVMLATARFLLVDPAGREQRFYSNFAPKLNHGDEAILKVQHWLQVHGLEKLTLPRMAAQAVLGERTFLRRFQKATGLNPTAYVQHLRIGKAREMLEGSNLPIEQVAWRVGYEDPGAFRKIFLKVMGLSPGDYRRRFSVSRPDSLKAY, from the coding sequence ATGACGACGAAGCGTGGTCAGGCCGGTATCGGGCTGCTGGTCTACCCCGGTGCACAGCTGTCGGCGGTGTACGGGCTGACGGACATGTTTCGCACGGCCAACCGGCTGGCTGCGGAGCAAGGCTTGCCGGGCGTGTCAGCCCTGCGCGTGAGCCACTGGCAGCTCAGCGGCGACGGACGAGCGGTAGAGCGGGTGTTCGACACCCATGGAACGGCTGGGGACCTCCTGGCTGTTCTGATTGTGCCCCCCAGCTTGGATGACGAGCCGCTGGGGGGACGGGCCGCCACGCTGGCTCGTTGGATGGCCGCTCGGCATGCTGGCGGCACTACGCTCTGCTCCATCTGCGCCGGTGCCTTCCTATTGGCGGAAACCGGGCTGCTGGATGGCAGGCCCGCCACGACCCATTGGACCTTGGCGGAAAAGCTGGCTGAGCAGTTTCCTGCCATCCGGCTGGATGCGGACAAGCTGCTCATTGAGGATGGCGACATCATCACCGCGGGCGGTGTGATGGCCTGGGTTGATCTCGGGCTGCGGCTCGTGGACCGGCTGCTCAGCCCGGGCGTCATGCTGGCGACTGCCCGGTTTCTCCTGGTCGATCCGGCTGGGCGCGAGCAGCGCTTCTACAGCAACTTCGCGCCGAAGTTGAACCATGGCGACGAGGCCATCCTGAAGGTGCAGCATTGGTTGCAGGTCCACGGGCTGGAAAAGCTGACATTGCCGAGGATGGCGGCGCAGGCGGTGCTGGGCGAGCGCACCTTCCTGCGTCGTTTCCAGAAGGCCACGGGATTGAACCCTACCGCCTACGTGCAGCACCTGCGGATCGGCAAGGCGCGGGAGATGCTGGAAGGCTCGAACCTGCCCATTGAGCAGGTGGCTTGGCGGGTTGGCTACGAGGATCCTGGCGCCTTTCGCAAGATCTTCCTCAAGGTGATGGGCTTGTCCCCGGGCGACTACCGGCGACGGTTCAGTGTGAGTCGGCCGGACAGCCTCAAGGCTTACTGA
- a CDS encoding cysteine hydrolase family protein, with protein MSKRALLVIDLQNDYFPEGKWPLSGIHSAASNAARLIAATRAKGELVVHVRHEFKTADAPFFVPGSEGAAIHQKVAPTAAEPVVVKHHINSFRETGLKEILDRNGIEELVICGAMSHMCIDGGVRASADLGYACTLIHDACATLDLEFGGVRVPAAQVHAAFMAALSFAYAKPLSTDEFLARTA; from the coding sequence ATGAGCAAGCGCGCCCTCCTCGTCATCGACCTCCAGAACGATTACTTCCCAGAGGGGAAATGGCCTCTCAGCGGCATCCACTCCGCCGCCAGCAATGCCGCCCGGCTGATCGCCGCCACCCGCGCCAAGGGCGAACTGGTCGTCCATGTCCGCCACGAGTTCAAGACCGCTGATGCCCCCTTCTTCGTGCCCGGCTCCGAGGGGGCCGCGATCCATCAGAAGGTGGCCCCCACCGCAGCCGAGCCTGTGGTGGTCAAACACCACATCAACTCCTTCCGTGAGACCGGGCTGAAGGAGATCCTCGACCGTAACGGAATCGAGGAACTCGTCATCTGCGGCGCCATGAGCCACATGTGCATTGATGGCGGGGTGCGGGCGTCTGCCGACCTGGGTTATGCCTGCACCCTGATCCACGACGCCTGCGCCACCCTCGATCTGGAGTTCGGCGGCGTCCGCGTACCGGCCGCCCAAGTCCATGCGGCTTTCATGGCGGCGCTCAGCTTCGCCTACGCCAAGCCTCTCTCCACGGACGAGTTCCTGGCACGCACCGCCTGA
- a CDS encoding LysR family transcriptional regulator, which yields MSRLPDFEGLALFAKVAEERSFAAAARALGLSVATVSRGVSRLEERLGARLFNRTSRRLSLTAFGRTLAEDASRLYRDAEEMENAARELSAQPRGLIRLAVPMSFGLRWVAPILPEFFRAYPEVSVDLHLSDATVDLVGQGFDAALRIAVVLEPSLVARRLCPVSRFIVAAPRYLERHGRPKHPRDLIGRDCLGYAYRARSDVWRFVQETGAEESITPSGRLRVTNADALVPTVLAGLAIAELPEFIASEYFRDGRMEVLLTDWPLPTGGLYFVTPAARVRPAKVEALAAFLTSHLSKPTWRWPS from the coding sequence ATGTCGAGACTGCCGGATTTCGAGGGATTGGCCCTGTTCGCCAAGGTGGCGGAGGAGCGGTCATTCGCGGCGGCCGCGCGCGCCTTGGGCCTGTCCGTCGCGACGGTCTCGCGGGGCGTCAGCCGGCTGGAAGAGCGGCTCGGAGCGCGGCTCTTCAACCGCACCTCGCGAAGGCTGTCGCTGACGGCGTTCGGGCGGACGCTCGCGGAGGACGCGAGTCGCCTCTATCGCGACGCCGAGGAGATGGAGAACGCGGCGCGGGAATTGTCCGCCCAGCCGCGTGGCCTCATCCGCCTGGCGGTGCCCATGTCCTTCGGGTTGCGCTGGGTGGCGCCAATCCTGCCGGAGTTCTTCCGCGCCTATCCGGAAGTGTCGGTCGATCTCCATCTCTCGGATGCGACCGTGGATCTGGTGGGGCAGGGCTTCGACGCGGCGCTCCGGATCGCGGTGGTGCTGGAGCCGTCGCTGGTCGCGCGGCGGCTCTGCCCTGTCTCACGCTTCATCGTCGCGGCACCGCGCTATCTGGAGCGGCACGGACGGCCAAAGCACCCGCGCGACCTGATCGGCCGAGATTGCCTTGGCTACGCCTATCGCGCGCGGAGTGACGTCTGGCGGTTCGTCCAGGAGACGGGCGCCGAGGAGAGCATCACACCCAGTGGACGGCTTCGCGTCACCAATGCGGATGCCCTGGTGCCTACCGTGCTCGCGGGCCTCGCCATCGCCGAGTTGCCCGAGTTCATCGCGAGCGAGTACTTCCGGGACGGACGGATGGAGGTGCTTTTGACGGATTGGCCATTGCCCACGGGCGGCCTCTACTTCGTCACGCCCGCGGCACGCGTGCGCCCGGCCAAGGTCGAGGCGCTCGCCGCTTTTCTCACCAGCCACCTTTCGAAGCCCACGTGGCGCTGGCCGTCCTGA
- a CDS encoding alpha/beta fold hydrolase has protein sequence MKTPLALVALALASTALLSHPAQAAPKQTSAVSDAALIRTLPGFTQGEATVNGVRLHYVAGGQGSPVVLLPGWPQTWWAFHKIMPALAREHRVISVDLRGMGGSDKPTRGYEKKTMAQDIFELVRQLGHDKVDIVGHDIGAQVAFSFAANHPEATRKLVLLDVPHPDAQLATWPLLPAVGTFGDKIDEAHPFAWWFAFHQVKGLPEQLLEGRVHLEQEWFFRYLLKDEGAIDARDRAVYAAAYASRDAIRAGNAWYQAFPQDIVDDGTYSKLTMPVLALGGPGYGWLKSTLTGKATDLRVLKVEGSGHFIAEEKPEATLGYLADFLK, from the coding sequence ATGAAAACTCCCCTCGCACTCGTGGCCCTGGCGCTTGCGTCCACGGCTTTGCTTTCCCACCCGGCTCAGGCCGCTCCGAAACAGACCTCGGCCGTGTCCGACGCGGCGCTGATCCGCACGCTGCCGGGCTTCACCCAGGGCGAGGCGACGGTGAACGGCGTGCGGCTGCACTACGTCGCTGGCGGTCAGGGCTCGCCGGTCGTGCTGCTGCCGGGTTGGCCACAGACGTGGTGGGCCTTCCATAAAATCATGCCCGCGCTGGCCCGCGAGCACCGGGTGATCTCGGTCGATCTGCGTGGCATGGGCGGCTCGGACAAGCCGACCCGCGGCTACGAGAAGAAGACCATGGCCCAGGATATCTTCGAACTGGTCCGCCAGCTGGGCCATGACAAGGTCGATATTGTCGGCCACGACATTGGCGCGCAGGTCGCGTTCAGCTTCGCGGCCAACCATCCAGAAGCAACGCGCAAGCTCGTCCTGCTCGACGTGCCGCACCCAGACGCCCAGCTCGCCACCTGGCCTCTGCTCCCGGCCGTTGGCACCTTCGGTGACAAGATCGACGAGGCCCACCCTTTCGCCTGGTGGTTCGCCTTCCATCAGGTGAAGGGCCTGCCCGAACAGCTCCTCGAGGGCCGCGTCCATCTCGAGCAGGAGTGGTTCTTCCGGTATCTGCTCAAGGACGAGGGGGCCATCGATGCGAGAGATCGCGCGGTCTATGCCGCCGCCTATGCCAGCCGCGATGCGATCCGCGCGGGCAATGCCTGGTATCAGGCCTTTCCGCAAGACATCGTCGATGACGGGACCTACTCCAAGCTGACGATGCCGGTGCTCGCCCTGGGAGGCCCAGGCTACGGGTGGTTGAAGTCCACGCTGACGGGCAAGGCCACGGATCTGCGCGTGCTCAAGGTCGAGGGCAGCGGACACTTCATCGCCGAGGAGAAGCCAGAGGCCACCCTCGGTTATCTCGCTGACTTCTTGAAGTAA
- a CDS encoding iron-containing alcohol dehydrogenase: protein MHPFDMPSEARVTEMAWPTKIVFGVGALQRLPAQVARLKMTRPLVVTDAGVVKAGLAQRVYDVLKGAGVTYAVFDRVEPNPTEKDVFAGLEAYRHHGCDGIVALGGGSPLDAAKLVQLLTTHEPPLSRYDDAKGGDQYVRDDLPPLIAIPTTAGTGSEVSRSGVATLEDTGRKTVIFSPHLLPRAAICDPELTLGLPPGPTAATGMDAFTHCLEAYVSNGFHPLADAVAIDGIARVGRSLVTAVKEGNNIAARADMMVAAMQGAMAFQKGLGACHALAHALTPISNLHHGLANAIVLPVVMEFNRPTCTARLARVAVAMGEFSNVREDVLAANLIERIRKLNAAIGIPARLRDVGVQEKDLARIASKAFEDASHLGNPRKCTEADLLALAREAF from the coding sequence ATGCATCCGTTCGATATGCCGTCCGAAGCCCGTGTCACGGAGATGGCCTGGCCGACGAAGATCGTCTTCGGCGTGGGGGCGCTCCAGCGGTTGCCCGCGCAGGTGGCGCGGTTGAAGATGACGCGCCCGCTGGTGGTGACGGATGCAGGCGTGGTGAAGGCAGGGCTTGCCCAGCGTGTGTACGACGTCCTGAAGGGCGCGGGTGTGACGTACGCGGTGTTCGACCGCGTGGAGCCCAATCCCACCGAGAAGGACGTCTTCGCGGGGTTGGAGGCGTACCGGCACCACGGGTGTGATGGCATCGTGGCGCTCGGGGGCGGCAGCCCCCTGGATGCCGCCAAGCTGGTGCAGTTGTTGACCACCCACGAGCCGCCGCTGTCGCGCTACGACGATGCGAAGGGCGGCGACCAGTACGTACGCGACGATCTGCCGCCCCTCATTGCCATTCCCACCACGGCGGGAACCGGCTCCGAGGTGAGCCGTTCGGGCGTGGCGACCCTGGAAGACACGGGCCGCAAGACGGTCATCTTCAGCCCGCACCTGTTGCCTCGGGCGGCCATCTGCGATCCGGAGCTGACGCTCGGATTGCCTCCGGGGCCCACGGCGGCCACGGGCATGGATGCCTTCACGCACTGTCTGGAGGCCTACGTCTCCAACGGCTTCCATCCGCTGGCGGATGCGGTGGCCATCGATGGGATTGCCCGGGTGGGACGCTCGCTCGTGACCGCCGTGAAGGAGGGCAACAACATCGCGGCCCGTGCCGACATGATGGTGGCGGCGATGCAGGGGGCGATGGCCTTTCAGAAGGGCTTGGGGGCCTGCCACGCGCTGGCGCATGCCCTCACGCCCATTTCCAACCTCCACCATGGCTTGGCCAACGCCATCGTCCTGCCGGTGGTGATGGAGTTCAACCGCCCCACCTGCACGGCAAGGCTGGCCCGTGTGGCGGTGGCCATGGGCGAGTTCTCCAACGTGCGCGAGGACGTGCTGGCGGCCAACCTCATCGAGCGCATTCGCAAGCTCAACGCGGCGATCGGCATCCCCGCGCGCCTGCGGGACGTGGGCGTGCAGGAGAAGGACCTGGCGCGCATTGCCTCCAAGGCCTTCGAGGATGCGTCGCACCTGGGCAACCCGCGCAAGTGCACCGAGGCGGATCTGCTCGCACTGGCGCGCGAGGCGTTCTAG
- a CDS encoding glutamine synthetase family protein: MATRSKKKVFSQPVLARSVRAKKKGERLTPVAREPSGVDALHAWFEAKGVRKVKVGAVDIDGVWRGKYISKDKFFSAAKSNLGFCDVVFGWDLADELLDNTKVTGWHTGYPDACAHVDVSSGRIIPWEPDTAAFLLDFVNADGSAYAPSPRQLLQKIGRRARDMGFLPKFGAEYEFFIFKETPQSLKEKGFQDLTPLTPGMFGYSWLRTSMNSGLVHALIDGCNAFGLDIEGFHTETGPGVFEAAIRYDDLEKAADKAALFKTVVKEICAKHGLTACFMAKVNAKLPGCSGHVHQSLWTLKGDRNTFHEAGAPGGMSQTMRHYLGGQVALMPELTALYWPTVNSYKRSVENTWAPTTATWGRENRTTAIRVIGDNPKAMRLEYRQLGADMNAYIGMAASLAAGLWGIENEVEPPPMCSGNGYEATAQPLPRSLKEAVALLSASERARELLGEDFVDHYVRTRQWEVRQYERAVTNWELERYMELI, from the coding sequence ATGGCAACCCGCTCCAAGAAGAAGGTCTTCTCCCAACCGGTCCTGGCCCGGAGCGTACGCGCCAAGAAAAAAGGCGAGCGGTTGACCCCTGTCGCGCGTGAGCCCTCTGGGGTGGACGCGCTGCACGCGTGGTTCGAAGCGAAGGGCGTCCGCAAGGTGAAGGTGGGCGCGGTGGACATCGATGGGGTGTGGCGCGGCAAGTACATCTCCAAGGACAAGTTCTTCTCTGCGGCCAAGAGCAATCTCGGGTTCTGTGACGTCGTCTTCGGGTGGGACCTCGCGGACGAGCTGCTCGACAACACGAAGGTGACGGGCTGGCACACAGGATACCCGGATGCGTGCGCGCACGTGGATGTGTCTTCCGGCCGCATCATCCCGTGGGAGCCGGACACGGCGGCCTTCCTGCTCGACTTCGTCAACGCGGATGGCTCCGCCTATGCGCCGAGCCCCCGCCAACTCTTGCAGAAGATCGGTCGGCGGGCCCGGGACATGGGCTTTCTGCCCAAGTTCGGCGCCGAGTACGAGTTCTTCATCTTCAAGGAGACGCCCCAGTCGCTGAAGGAGAAGGGCTTCCAGGATCTGACGCCGCTCACGCCGGGCATGTTCGGCTACTCGTGGCTGCGCACCTCGATGAATTCGGGGCTGGTGCACGCCCTCATCGATGGGTGCAACGCCTTCGGGCTGGACATCGAGGGCTTCCACACGGAGACGGGCCCCGGCGTGTTCGAGGCGGCCATCCGCTATGACGATCTGGAGAAGGCGGCGGACAAGGCGGCGCTCTTCAAGACGGTGGTGAAGGAGATCTGCGCAAAGCATGGCCTGACGGCGTGCTTCATGGCCAAGGTGAACGCGAAGCTGCCCGGGTGCTCGGGGCACGTGCACCAGTCGCTGTGGACGCTCAAGGGCGACCGGAACACCTTCCACGAGGCGGGGGCGCCGGGGGGCATGAGCCAGACGATGCGGCACTACCTCGGCGGCCAGGTGGCGCTGATGCCGGAACTGACGGCGCTCTACTGGCCCACCGTCAACAGCTACAAGCGCAGCGTGGAGAACACCTGGGCGCCCACCACGGCGACGTGGGGCCGGGAGAACCGCACCACCGCCATTCGCGTCATTGGCGACAACCCCAAGGCGATGCGCCTGGAGTACCGCCAGCTCGGAGCGGACATGAATGCGTACATTGGCATGGCGGCGAGCCTCGCCGCGGGACTGTGGGGCATCGAGAACGAAGTGGAGCCGCCCCCGATGTGCTCGGGCAATGGCTACGAGGCCACCGCCCAGCCCCTGCCGCGCAGCCTCAAGGAAGCCGTGGCGCTGCTGTCGGCTTCCGAACGGGCGCGCGAACTGTTGGGTGAAGACTTCGTGGACCACTATGTCCGCACGCGCCAGTGGGAGGTGCGCCAGTATGAGCGCGCCGTCACGAACTGGGAGCTCGAGCGCTACATGGAGCTCATTTAG
- a CDS encoding glutamine amidotransferase: MKNVVLLKAGDAAAPVRRSVGDYDRWFLQTLGLSGYRFDIIPSHQGAQLPVDLSGYDAVIMTGSPLSVTQLEPWMERAAAFMMDAADRGLPVLGVCFGHQLLAHAHGGRVERNPLGREIGTVEVLLTAQGQEDPLFHGLPSRLAVQATHEDIVVEPPSGATVLAGNANTAVQALAFRPHVRGVQFHPEVQPDAMRALIEARAERLEAEAIARGQPAGERVPRLLAGIMPTPAGPRILTNFLERFT, encoded by the coding sequence GTGAAGAATGTTGTCTTGCTGAAAGCAGGAGATGCGGCGGCGCCCGTTCGGCGCTCGGTCGGGGATTACGACCGCTGGTTCCTTCAGACGCTTGGACTGTCGGGTTATCGATTCGACATCATCCCCTCCCATCAGGGCGCCCAGCTTCCCGTGGACCTCTCGGGCTACGACGCGGTGATCATGACGGGCTCGCCCCTGTCGGTGACCCAGTTGGAGCCCTGGATGGAGCGCGCGGCGGCGTTCATGATGGACGCGGCCGATCGGGGCCTGCCCGTGCTCGGGGTGTGCTTCGGGCACCAGCTCCTGGCCCATGCCCATGGCGGACGCGTGGAGCGCAACCCCTTGGGCCGTGAAATCGGAACCGTGGAGGTGCTCCTGACAGCGCAGGGACAGGAGGACCCCCTCTTTCATGGGCTGCCCAGCCGCCTCGCGGTTCAGGCCACCCACGAGGACATCGTGGTGGAGCCCCCCTCGGGGGCCACGGTGCTCGCGGGCAACGCCAACACCGCCGTTCAGGCGCTCGCCTTCCGGCCCCACGTCCGGGGCGTGCAGTTCCACCCGGAAGTCCAACCCGACGCGATGCGGGCCCTCATCGAAGCCCGGGCGGAGCGGCTGGAAGCCGAGGCCATCGCTCGCGGCCAGCCCGCCGGGGAGCGCGTGCCCCGGCTGCTCGCGGGCATCATGCCCACCCCCGCCGGCCCCCGGATCCTGACGAACTTCCTCGAACGCTTCACCTGA
- a CDS encoding AI-2E family transporter → MLHPDEVVAPTEHRKRLIILACLWLAIAGVLIAFRSVVMPFAGAALIAYLVQPLVARITRWKVAGRAVPRWVAILLIYALFFVGVYLFFIALVPQLYRELARISRDGLAFANSLTPEYVQSLAHRAEEWLGGYGLPVALSNRAVEGAESAAGGFGFEVDLGQLLKDAVERLTVLLQENLGNIVNVSKSIVTSVLASVFMLFFILMVAAFFSIDAHAILRYFSTLIPADYATDAAVLLERIDRSLSGVVRGQVTICLVNGALTAIGLLVFGVKFAFLLATIATLFSLIPIFGTIISSVPIVLIALAEGFQKGLAILLWIIGIHALEAYFLNPKIMGQAARIHPVIVAFSLIAGERLYGLVGALFAVPVAALFVACFDYARLKAQPQLVAPPPSAAP, encoded by the coding sequence ATGCTGCATCCCGACGAGGTGGTGGCTCCCACCGAGCACCGCAAGCGGCTCATCATCCTGGCGTGCCTGTGGCTGGCCATCGCGGGAGTGCTGATCGCGTTCCGTTCGGTGGTGATGCCCTTCGCGGGGGCGGCGCTCATCGCCTACCTGGTTCAGCCGCTGGTGGCCCGCATCACCCGGTGGAAGGTGGCGGGCCGGGCCGTGCCCCGGTGGGTGGCCATCCTGCTCATCTACGCGCTCTTCTTCGTGGGCGTGTACCTGTTCTTCATCGCGCTGGTGCCGCAATTGTACCGAGAGCTGGCCCGGATCAGCCGGGACGGCCTGGCCTTCGCCAACTCGCTCACGCCGGAGTACGTCCAGTCGCTCGCGCACCGCGCCGAGGAGTGGCTGGGGGGCTACGGCCTGCCCGTGGCGCTCTCCAACCGGGCCGTGGAGGGAGCGGAGTCCGCCGCGGGCGGGTTCGGCTTCGAGGTGGACCTCGGCCAGCTCCTCAAGGATGCGGTGGAGCGGCTGACCGTGCTGCTGCAGGAGAACCTGGGCAATATCGTCAACGTCTCGAAGAGCATCGTCACCAGCGTGCTCGCCAGCGTCTTCATGCTGTTCTTCATCTTGATGGTGGCCGCGTTCTTCTCCATCGACGCGCACGCCATCCTCCGCTACTTCAGCACCCTCATCCCCGCCGACTACGCCACCGACGCGGCCGTGCTGCTGGAGCGCATCGACCGCTCGCTGTCGGGGGTGGTCCGGGGCCAGGTCACCATCTGCCTGGTGAACGGCGCGCTCACGGCCATCGGGCTGCTGGTGTTCGGGGTGAAGTTCGCCTTCTTGCTGGCCACCATCGCCACGCTCTTCAGCCTCATTCCCATCTTCGGCACCATCATCAGCTCGGTGCCCATCGTCCTCATCGCGCTGGCGGAGGGCTTCCAGAAGGGGCTGGCCATCCTGCTGTGGATCATCGGCATCCACGCGCTGGAGGCGTACTTCCTCAACCCGAAAATCATGGGACAGGCGGCCCGCATCCACCCGGTCATCGTGGCGTTCAGCCTCATCGCGGGCGAGCGCCTCTATGGCCTGGTGGGCGCGCTGTTCGCCGTTCCCGTCGCGGCCCTCTTCGTGGCGTGCTTCGACTACGCCCGCCTCAAGGCCCAGCCGCAGCTGGTCGCGCCCCCGCCTTCCGCGGCTCCCTGA